Proteins from one Cystobacter ferrugineus genomic window:
- a CDS encoding ATP-binding protein, whose product MQEKGEHSSDEPYGLADSLRRQREDILRDWERAVAEHQPDGLAHEVLLRDYLPGFLERVADVLEHPPDEGHLAQVVPDEHTLRRLEAGLEPAQVTLEFGLLRHCIQRRLAHASGAAHFAEWALLHESIDQAILRATSLYTSMRDRMFQALERVSEAAVSSQDVDTFLSCLLHILLESSVSVDGAAILLSEKAELRLRAAVGLGAQEALASDIHLPLDEGLSGQVATERRPILVRMASTHPKLRSDLARRLGLRAVYSVPLLKGERLIGVAHMSSRTLFDFTASDKQLFRTLMTRALSFIVKAELIERERAARAEAQHLLSLVDMMVEACPVGLCLMDRELRYICINDPLARINGRPMAHHLGRPLREMAPDWVATLLEPHFRRVLEEGHTVCNHEFTSPPGHEGPEQHWLCHYYPVRNTDGEVDGLGCVVVDITRQKQVEAELRRAGELRERLIGVVGHDLRNPLNAISISAGMLRRQEDLEADAQRAVERIQTSAARMARMLNDILDFARSNTDGGLPVHRERVNLHELCRSALEELQVTYAHQRLELDVRGDGWGWWDPDRLTQVVGNLVSNAVQHGRADTPVRVEVRDEGDEVLLAVHNEGEPIAPELRATLFQPFRHGAKGKASSSSVGLGLYIVQQVAHAHGGEAQVNSSEHGHTVFTVRLPRGGEGASGALTGGSAPVPAVVAAHGEGDGL is encoded by the coding sequence ATGCAGGAGAAGGGTGAGCATTCCTCGGACGAACCATACGGACTGGCGGACTCCCTCCGGCGGCAGCGAGAGGACATCCTGCGGGACTGGGAAAGGGCCGTGGCGGAGCACCAACCGGACGGGCTGGCGCACGAGGTGTTACTGCGCGACTACCTGCCCGGCTTCCTCGAGCGGGTGGCGGATGTATTGGAGCACCCTCCGGACGAAGGGCACCTGGCCCAGGTCGTTCCCGACGAGCACACCCTGCGGCGACTGGAAGCGGGCCTGGAACCAGCTCAGGTCACCCTGGAGTTCGGGCTGTTGCGCCACTGCATCCAGCGGCGGCTGGCTCACGCGAGCGGGGCGGCGCACTTCGCCGAGTGGGCGTTGCTCCACGAGAGCATCGATCAGGCCATCCTCCGCGCCACCTCGCTCTACACGAGCATGCGCGACCGGATGTTCCAGGCGCTGGAGCGCGTGTCCGAGGCGGCCGTCTCGAGTCAGGACGTCGATACCTTCTTGTCTTGTCTGCTGCACATCCTGCTGGAGAGCTCGGTGTCGGTGGATGGCGCCGCCATCCTGCTGAGCGAGAAAGCGGAGCTTCGGCTGCGCGCCGCGGTGGGCCTCGGTGCCCAGGAGGCCCTGGCGTCCGACATCCACCTTCCACTCGACGAGGGGCTCTCCGGCCAGGTGGCCACCGAGCGCCGTCCGATCCTGGTGCGCATGGCGTCCACCCATCCCAAGCTGCGCTCGGACCTCGCCCGCCGGCTCGGCTTGCGCGCCGTCTACAGCGTGCCCCTGCTCAAGGGCGAGCGGCTCATCGGCGTGGCGCACATGAGCTCGAGAACCCTCTTCGACTTCACCGCGTCCGACAAACAGCTCTTCCGCACCCTGATGACGCGCGCGCTCAGCTTCATCGTGAAGGCGGAGCTCATCGAGCGGGAGCGCGCCGCGCGGGCCGAGGCCCAGCACCTGCTGTCCCTGGTGGACATGATGGTGGAAGCGTGTCCGGTGGGCCTGTGCCTCATGGACCGGGAGCTGCGCTACATCTGCATCAACGACCCCCTGGCCCGGATCAACGGCCGCCCGATGGCGCATCATCTGGGAAGACCCTTGCGCGAGATGGCGCCCGACTGGGTCGCCACGCTCCTCGAGCCCCACTTCCGCCGCGTCCTGGAGGAGGGCCATACCGTCTGCAACCACGAATTCACCAGCCCACCCGGGCACGAAGGCCCCGAGCAGCACTGGCTCTGCCACTACTACCCGGTGCGCAACACGGACGGCGAGGTGGACGGCCTGGGCTGCGTGGTGGTGGACATCACCCGGCAGAAGCAGGTGGAGGCGGAGCTGCGCCGGGCGGGCGAGCTGCGCGAGCGGCTCATCGGCGTGGTGGGGCATGACCTGCGCAACCCGCTCAACGCCATCAGCATCTCGGCGGGGATGCTGCGGCGCCAGGAGGACCTGGAAGCGGACGCGCAACGGGCGGTGGAGCGCATCCAGACCAGCGCGGCGCGGATGGCGCGCATGCTCAACGACATCCTCGACTTCGCGCGCAGCAACACGGACGGGGGCCTGCCCGTCCACCGCGAGCGGGTGAACCTGCACGAGCTCTGCCGGAGCGCGCTGGAGGAGCTCCAGGTGACGTACGCCCACCAGCGGCTGGAGCTGGACGTACGGGGAGATGGCTGGGGGTGGTGGGATCCGGATCGACTCACCCAGGTGGTGGGCAACCTGGTGAGCAATGCCGTGCAACACGGACGCGCGGACACCCCCGTGCGCGTGGAGGTGCGGGACGAGGGAGACGAAGTGCTGCTGGCCGTCCACAACGAGGGCGAGCCCATTGCCCCCGAGCTGCGCGCGACGCTCTTCCAGCCCTTCCGCCATGGCGCCAAGGGCAAGGCCAGCTCGAGCAGCGTGGGGTTGGGGCTGTACATCGTCCAGCAGGTGGCCCACGCGCACGGAGGCGAGGCCCAGGTGAACTCCAGCGAGCACGGGCACACCGTCTTCACGGTGCGCCTGCCCCGGGGCGGCGAGGGCGCGAGTGGGGCCCTCACCGGGGGATCAGCGCCCGTGCCGGCGGTGGTTGCTGCGCACGGGGAGGGGGATGGGCTGTAA
- a CDS encoding ornithine cyclodeaminase family protein: MSTLLLSRTDVLRSMDALSLLEDMRDAFRVDAERRLAEPQLLRSSPPGQATLEVSFPGTLSGVAASTVKVLTRASGPTASRQGVVHLYEPETGALLAIMDAGHLTALRTGVVGALAADVLARPDSSRVALLGAGPAASMQLKSLRLVRSLQHVRVYDEQVARSVDFAARMYQALNLPVRPAMSVEEAVEDADIVVIVMHAREPFLLPGMLRGGTHVTLLDVDAPESVALSAGLLRQSTFFCDHRELNAREGAPARVGLGADVIHAELGEVLAGQKPGRVDANQVTLFGSVGLPFQDLVAAWHVYQGVRGDDSVRRMDFGA, from the coding sequence ATGAGCACCCTGCTTCTCAGCCGCACCGATGTCCTCCGGTCCATGGATGCCCTCTCCCTGTTGGAGGACATGCGCGACGCGTTCCGCGTGGACGCCGAGCGCCGACTCGCCGAGCCCCAACTGCTCCGCTCCTCCCCGCCGGGCCAGGCCACGCTGGAGGTCTCCTTTCCCGGCACCCTGTCCGGTGTCGCCGCCTCCACCGTGAAGGTGCTGACGCGGGCTTCCGGGCCCACGGCCTCCCGCCAGGGTGTGGTCCACCTGTATGAGCCCGAGACGGGGGCGCTCCTGGCCATCATGGACGCGGGCCACCTCACGGCGCTGCGCACCGGGGTGGTGGGGGCGCTGGCGGCGGACGTGCTCGCCCGGCCCGACTCGTCCCGGGTGGCGCTGCTGGGCGCCGGGCCCGCGGCGTCCATGCAGCTCAAGAGCTTGCGGCTGGTGCGCAGCCTCCAGCACGTGCGTGTGTATGACGAGCAGGTGGCGCGCTCGGTGGACTTCGCCGCCCGCATGTACCAGGCGCTCAACCTCCCGGTGCGGCCCGCCATGTCCGTGGAGGAGGCGGTGGAGGACGCGGACATCGTCGTCATCGTCATGCACGCGCGCGAGCCCTTCCTCCTGCCCGGCATGCTGCGCGGGGGCACGCACGTCACCCTGCTGGACGTGGACGCGCCGGAGTCCGTGGCCCTCTCCGCCGGGTTGCTGCGCCAGTCCACCTTCTTCTGTGATCACCGCGAACTCAACGCCCGCGAGGGCGCGCCCGCGCGCGTGGGCCTCGGGGCGGACGTCATCCACGCGGAGCTGGGCGAGGTGCTGGCCGGCCAGAAGCCCGGCCGCGTCGACGCGAACCAGGTCACCCTCTTCGGCTCGGTGGGCCTGCCCTTCCAGGATCTGGTCGCCGCCTGGCACGTCTACCAGGGCGTGCGAGGCGACGACTCCGTGCGGCGCATGGACTTCGGCGCCTGA
- a CDS encoding YgaP-like transmembrane domain: MLMGWIASRTGRWTRMLAGASMMVGGLARGSAPGRVMALLGLLPLMEGAFDVCVLGPLFGLPIQGEAIRRKAGRIGEDSLLPHPPLPLSDRPVLLH; the protein is encoded by the coding sequence ATGTTGATGGGATGGATCGCATCGAGGACGGGGCGCTGGACACGCATGTTGGCTGGCGCCTCGATGATGGTGGGAGGGCTCGCCCGAGGGTCCGCCCCGGGCCGGGTGATGGCGCTGCTGGGCCTGCTTCCCCTGATGGAGGGGGCGTTCGACGTGTGTGTGCTGGGCCCGCTCTTCGGTCTGCCCATCCAGGGCGAGGCCATCCGCCGCAAGGCGGGGCGCATCGGTGAGGACTCGCTTCTGCCTCACCCGCCGCTGCCCTTGTCCGATCGCCCCGTGCTGCTGCACTAG
- a CDS encoding NmrA/HSCARG family protein — MSRLLTVLVTGATGKQGGAVARMLLARGHQVHALVRSPDNAQAKALAHLGAQLVPGDFEEVDTLEHAMMGMDAVFAMATPFGEQGLEGEVRHGRHLIDAAKIARVPHFIYSSVASGNQPTGVPHFETKLVLEEHLRHSTLPYTILAPVFFMENFLGPLFAQRLHEGMLAMPLPPHRGLQMIALADFGAFATRVMETAEDFIGKRIELASDEVTGEQAAALVSYVSGHKLRYEEVPLEAIRSRSEDLARMYAWLQTEGYHVDSTLLRQDYPDVGWHTFEDWARIQDWSGLLGTTWRGPVAAEPSLI, encoded by the coding sequence ATGTCCCGACTACTGACGGTGTTGGTGACCGGAGCGACCGGCAAGCAAGGAGGGGCGGTGGCGCGCATGCTCCTCGCGCGGGGGCACCAGGTGCACGCGCTCGTCCGCTCACCGGACAACGCGCAGGCCAAGGCCCTGGCGCACCTGGGAGCCCAGCTCGTTCCCGGTGACTTCGAGGAGGTGGACACCCTGGAGCATGCCATGATGGGCATGGACGCCGTGTTCGCCATGGCGACGCCGTTTGGCGAGCAGGGCCTGGAGGGCGAGGTGCGCCACGGCCGGCACCTCATCGACGCCGCGAAGATCGCCCGCGTGCCTCACTTCATCTACTCGTCCGTGGCGAGCGGCAACCAGCCCACGGGCGTGCCCCACTTCGAGACCAAGCTCGTGCTGGAGGAGCACCTGCGCCACAGCACCCTGCCCTACACCATCCTGGCGCCCGTGTTCTTCATGGAGAACTTCCTCGGGCCCCTGTTCGCCCAGCGGCTGCACGAGGGCATGCTGGCCATGCCCCTGCCGCCCCACCGCGGCCTGCAGATGATCGCCCTCGCGGACTTCGGCGCCTTCGCCACCCGGGTGATGGAGACCGCGGAGGACTTCATCGGCAAGCGCATCGAGCTCGCCTCGGACGAGGTGACGGGAGAGCAGGCCGCCGCGCTCGTCTCGTACGTGAGCGGACACAAGCTGCGCTACGAGGAGGTGCCCCTGGAGGCCATCCGCTCGCGCAGCGAGGACCTGGCACGCATGTACGCCTGGCTCCAGACCGAGGGCTACCACGTGGACAGCACCCTCCTGCGCCAGGACTACCCGGACGTGGGCTGGCACACCTTCGAGGACTGGGCGCGCATCCAGGACTGGAGCGGGCTGCTGGGCACCACCTGGCGGGGACCCGTCGCCGCGGAGCCATCCCTGATCTAG